A window of the Loxodonta africana isolate mLoxAfr1 chromosome 3, mLoxAfr1.hap2, whole genome shotgun sequence genome harbors these coding sequences:
- the XKR8 gene encoding XK-related protein 8, whose translation MPSSPHAALLRDLVLGVLGTAVFLLDLGADLWAFVQYVLSGCYLWAALVLALLLLASVALQFFSWVWLRADPADLHKSQPSGRCLALLHLLQLGYLYRCVKGLQQGLLAWRQEAPSEFELAYADFFSLDITMLRLFETFLETTPQLTLVLAIVLQSGQAEHYQWVGICTSFLGISWALLDYHRALRTCLPSKPLLGLRSSVIYFLWNLLLLWPRVLVVALFSALFPHYVALHFLGLWLVLLLWVWLQGTDFMPGHCSEWLYRATVATILYFSWFNVAEGRTRGRATIHLVFLLSDSCLLVATWVTHRSSLPSGILIQMLLSAGASSFLLGLVLRLVYYRWLHPSCRWEPDQVDGSRDLLSLEWCLPPQNRRMTQLARNFFPKAKDDTVSSGKGEMNGVL comes from the exons ATGCCCTCGTCGCCCCACGCCGCCCTCCTTCGGGACCTGGTCCTGGGCGTACTGGGCACTGCCGTCTTCCTGCTCGACCTGGGCGCGGATCTGTGGGCCTTCGTCCAGTACGTGCTCAGCGGCTGCTACCTGTGGGCAGCGCTGGTGCTGGCGCTGCTGCTCCTCGCCTCGGTCGCGCTGCAGTTCTTCAGCTGGGTCTGGCTGCGCGCCGACCCCGCCGACCTGCACAAGTCGCAGCCCTCCGGCCGCTGTCTGGCGCTGCTACATCTCCTGCAGCTGGGCTACCTGTACAG GTGTGTGAAGGGGCTGCAGCAGGGGCTGTTGGCGTGGCGGCAGGAGGCACCCTCAGAGTTTGAACTGGCCTACGCCGACTTCTTCTCCCTGGACATCACCATGCTGCGGCTCTTTGAGACCTTCTTGGAGACAACGCCTCAGCTGACGCTGGTTCTGGCCATTGTACTGCAGAGCGGGCAGGCTGAGCACTACCAGT GGGTTGGCATCTGCACATCCTTCCTGGGTATCTCGTGGGCGCTGCTTGACTACCACCGGGCCTTGCGCACCTGCCTGCCCTCTAAGCCGCTCCTGGGGCTCCGCTCCTCCGTGATCTACTTCTTGTGGAACCTGCTGCTGCTGTGGCCCCGAGTCCTAGTCGTGGCCCTGTTCTCAGCCCTCTTCCCCCACTATGTGGCCCTGCACTTCCTGGGCCTGTGGCTGGTTCTGCTGCTCTGGGTCTGGCTACAGGGCACAGACTTTATGCCAGGCCACTGCTCTGAGTGGCTATACCGCGCAACAGTGGCCACCATCCTCTATTTCTCCTGGTTCAACGTGGCTGAGGGCCGCACGCGAGGCCGGGCCACCATTCACCTGGTGTTCCTCCTGAGTGACAGTTGTCTCCTTGTGGCTACCTGGGTGACTCATAGGAGCTCGCTGCCCAGTGGGATCCTGATACAGATGTTGCTGTCTGCGGGTGCCTCCAGCTTCCTTTTGGGTCTGGTTCTGCGGCTTGTCTACTACCGCTGGCTGCATCCTAGCTGCCGTTGGGAACCTGACCAGGTGGATGGGTCCCGGGACCTCCTTTCCCTCGAGTGGTGTCTGCCACCTCAGAACAGGCGCATGACCCAGTTGGCTCGGAACTTTTTCCCGAAGGCTAAGGATGACACTGTTTCCTCAGGGAAGGGAGAGATGAATGGGGTCCTTTGa